Proteins co-encoded in one Myxococcus xanthus genomic window:
- a CDS encoding putative metal-binding motif-containing protein, with translation MMRWSVALLLLFTACSVPSLEELQGERPLACDAQHACGAGQVCVLGACQKSPCGSASPSVAYLDADGDGFAAVNAPSRVFCGAVPAGYASTLGDCDDLRAEAYPGAPELCNGLDDNCDGQIETGVVNKVWYLDRDRDSFGRNGPGTEACDPPSELHVEV, from the coding sequence ATGATGCGCTGGAGCGTGGCTTTGCTGCTGCTGTTCACCGCGTGCTCCGTCCCGAGCCTGGAGGAACTCCAAGGTGAACGTCCCCTGGCATGTGATGCGCAGCATGCCTGTGGAGCGGGACAGGTATGTGTTTTGGGTGCCTGTCAGAAGAGCCCCTGTGGTTCAGCCTCGCCGTCGGTGGCATACCTTGATGCGGATGGGGATGGTTTCGCCGCAGTGAATGCGCCTTCGCGCGTGTTCTGTGGCGCTGTTCCGGCTGGCTACGCCTCGACCTTGGGAGACTGCGATGACCTGCGCGCGGAGGCCTATCCTGGCGCTCCGGAACTTTGTAACGGCCTGGATGATAACTGCGACGGCCAGATTGAAACGGGTGTCGTCAACAAGGTCTGGTACCTGGACCGCGACCGCGACAGCTTCGGACGCAATGGGCCCGGCACGGAGGCCTGTGACCCGCCGAGTGAACTTCATGTCGAGGTGA